The Elusimicrobiota bacterium sequence GTGGGCTTTCGGTGGTCATTTTTATGTTTGGCACCGGCTCGCCCATGGCGGCCCTGATCCCCAGCGAGGGAATCCGGCGTTTGATCACGGGGTTCCTGTTTGGGTCAACCGGCGCCTGCATCGCGCTTTCCCCAGTGGGGAAAATCAGCGGGGCGCACATTAACCCGGTGGTCACCATGGCCTTTCGGCTCATGGGCAAACTCGATGTCCGAACGACCGTTGGTTACATCCTGGCCCAGCTGGCGGGGGCGGTCTTGGGGTGTTTGCCTTTGTTTTTGTGGGGAGCCATGGGCCGGAGCGTGGACTTCGGCGCCACCGTTCCGGGCCCGCGCTTTGCGCTCTCCACAGCGCTGGGGGGGGAAATCCTGACGACGTTCATCATGGTCTCGCTCCTCGCCGTCTTTCTCGGGTTCCGAACGATCCGCCCCTTCACCCCGGCCCTCTTCCCTCCGCTTTATTCCCTGATGGTCTGGTGGGAGTCCCCGATCTCAGGCACCAGCACCAACCCAGCCCGGACGTTTGGCCCCGCCGTCATCACTGGGATTTGGGATGGAGGGTGGATCTATTGGATCGGACCCATGGTCGGCATGTTTCTGGCCGTCCTCGCCTGTAGCGCCCTGGCCAAGCGCATCGAAGGCGCCAAACTTTATCACTTCGACAACCCGAACGACCGATTTTTCCGATCGCAGAAACGTTTGTAGGCGGCCGCAGACCGCTTCTTTTGATTTTATGGTCCTGAGAAAAAGGGGGACGGGATTGTTTCCCAACGGGGATTCCCCGGATGGATCGGGGCCATCGTCGATTGTCTTCCAAAAAGAAAAGCTCTCCCTTTCCAGACGGGGAAACCGGGGCGGCTGAGTGTTTCGAGGTTATGGGAAACAGAAAGAAAAACCCAGGAGGATTTGGTCGGTGGCGAAGGAGGCTTCGAAACGAGTGTTGGAGGTGGGGAAGAGCGGTGAATGGGTGGTGAGAAAATCGACGTCAAAGGCGACGTGGCGGTATTCCAGAAAGAAGCCGTGGGATTCCCAGGGTTGCACGGCCAGCCCGGCCGACAGATAAGGGGCCACAAGGCCGGTGGAGGATTCCCCGGTGTTCGTCCAGGGGCTAATGAAGGTGTGGCCGGTTATGCCGTTCACGCTGGCGCGAACGTCGGCGAGCAAAACCGAAAGGCCCCCGAACCCATAGATTTGCGCGCGGGCCGCGGAGTGGTTCGAGGGGATTCCCAGGGGGATTCGAAGTCCTCCGAAAACGGACGCTGGGAAAACGTTGGCGTTCAGGACGGCGCTGTTAAACTCGTAGTAGCTGATATCGCCGCCCAAGCCCGCCCACGGCGCCCTCTCAAACCAACAGAGGACCCTTCCCCCGAACACGGGCGAGGCTGAACCGTTCACGGTGAGGTGTAGGTTTTGGGGCGGAGACGTTTGATTCACGAACAAGTCCGCAGGTCGGTGCTGTGCCGTGCCCGCGTACGAATCGAGAACGACCCGGCCCGGGTCGTGACCCCGAGCATCAAGCTCAACAATACCGCCACTCCCAAGACCCGTCGGAACAAAAGCCCCGTCATGGAAAGCCCCCTGCCAAACTCACCGGGCCGCCCGCCCCGGCACGGGTGACGTCGCGACCCTTTTTCCAGTTGGGCATAGGGTATGAATTTAAACCAGGCTCCGTCCATGACCTTCGTCAGGGAATCCGTTTGGGACGGTCGGAAATTCGACGATGGAGGGCCCACTGCGCTGAAAGGTTCGAATCCGCGAGAGTTGGAGAGGCGCCCAGAAGGCTATGACGCCCAGGTCCACTTCCTTTGTTCAAGTGGTCGTTGAAAGAATAATCGATATGTTTATGGTCCGGTTTTTATAAAATATATCTTTTCCCCACTGATGAGAGGAGACTTGGTGATGAGCCACCCGTTAGCCGTTGAACTTAATGAAATAATTAAAAGCGAGGCGCCGGAAATTTTTTCCATGATGTCGGCTCTCGGGCGTGAATTTTATTTTCCCAAGGGCATTCTGACCCAGACCGCGGAGGCGCGACAGAAAGCCAAACGGTTCAACGCCACCATCGGCATCGCCAAAGAAAAAGGCGGGCCCATGTTCTTGCCCGCCGTGATGGACCTGCTCCCCAAATTCTCGCCTCAGGAAGCGTTGAACTACGCCCCGTCCTTTGGCACCCCCGAACTTCGCCAGGCTTGGAAAAAAGAACTGTTGGAAAAGAATCCGTCGTTATCAGCCGCCGCCGTGGGCACGCCGGTGGTGACTTGCGGGATCACCCATGGGTTGAGCGTTGCGGCGGATATGTTCTCCGACCCGGGTGACGTGGTGTTTGTTCCGGACCAATTGTGGGAAAATTACCATATGGTGTTCGGCCTTCGTCGGGGCGCGCGCATGGCGCGGTACCCCCTGTTCTCTAAAGCGGGCGGATTTGACGTCGACGGTTTCACCGCCGCCCTACGGGCCGTGAGGCCGGGCGAAAAGGCGCTCGTCCTCCTAAATTTTCCCAACAATCCCACGGGCTATACGCCCACGGAAACAGAGGCCGACGCCATCGCCAACGCGCTCGTGAATTTGGCCCAGGGCGGTCGTCGGTTCGTGGCCCTCTGTGACGATGCCTATTTTGGTTTGGGATATGAACCGCTGGTGGCAACAAGAATCCCTTTTCGCTAAGTTGGTTCAGCGCCATGTCAATATCCTTCCCATTAAGTTAGATGGCGCGACCAAGGAAGATTACGTGTGGGGTCTTCGCGTGGGATTTCTGACGTTTCCCGGCCCGGCGAAAGTGGCCGAGGCCCTGGAGAAAAAGGCCGCGGGGGTCGTCCGTGGGGCGATCTCCAATGTTTCCCAGTTGTCCCAAAGCGTGGTTCTGAAGGCCATGACCGCTCCCTCGTATAAAGCGGACAAACGGCAGAAATATGACGTGATGAAGGCGCGCTACGACAAGGTGAAAGACGTTCTCGCTCAGCCGGAATACGCCGACGTTTGGACACCGTACCCGTTTAACTCCGGTTATTTTTTTTCCATGAAATTAAAAGGGTTGAATGCCGAAGCCTATCGGCTTTATTTGCTGGACAAGCATGGGGTGGGCCTGATCGCCACGGCCCCGACCGACGTGCGCGTGGCCTTCTCTTGTTTGGCCGTGGGAGAAGTGGAACCCATGTTTTCCCTCATGCGGCAGGCCGCCCTGGAATTAAAGGGCGATCCCATGGCGACGGATTTGACTCGGTACGCCGAAGCGTTCAAAGAATAGGAGACGACCATGACACGAGTGAAATATAATTTTAGCGCGGGCCCGGCGGTTTTGCCGGAAGAAGTCCTTAAAGAAGCGTCCCAGTCCGTGGTGGATTGCGGCAACACCGGGCTCTCTGTTTTGTGCATGAGCCACCGTGGCGGCACCTACGAGGCCTTGCACATGGAAGCGTTGGGCAATGTGAGGAGCCTTCTCCGCGTGCCACCCGAGTTCGCCGTTTTGTTTTTGCAAGGCGGCGCCACCCAGCAATTTTCCCAGGTGGCCATGAACCTGGCGGGGGGGAAACCTGCCGACTACACCCTCACCGGCCAATGGGCCGACGGGGCGTTTAAAGAGGCGGGGAAGGTGGCCGCGGTGCGCGTGGCGGCCGACAGCCGAAAGATTCAACCCGCGCGTGTTCCCCTCGCATCGGAAATTAAAGTGTCCCCCGATGCCGCGTATTTGCATATGACCTCCAACGAAACGGTGGACGGCATTCAATGGTCGGTGTTTCCAGATTCCCCGGTGCCCCTCGTCGGCGATATGAGCTCCGATATTATGAGTCGCGAAATTCCCTGGAACCGATTCGGACTGGTGTATGCGGGCGCGCAGAAGAATCTCGGGCCCGCCGGAGTGACGGTCGTGATCGTGAGGAAAGATTTG is a genomic window containing:
- a CDS encoding aquaporin, with amino-acid sequence MNLLKGFHFPWKKCSAELIGTGGLVLGGLSVVIFMFGTGSPMAALIPSEGIRRLITGFLFGSTGACIALSPVGKISGAHINPVVTMAFRLMGKLDVRTTVGYILAQLAGAVLGCLPLFLWGAMGRSVDFGATVPGPRFALSTALGGEILTTFIMVSLLAVFLGFRTIRPFTPALFPPLYSLMVWWESPISGTSTNPARTFGPAVITGIWDGGWIYWIGPMVGMFLAVLACSALAKRIEGAKLYHFDNPNDRFFRSQKRL
- the serC gene encoding 3-phosphoserine/phosphohydroxythreonine transaminase gives rise to the protein MTRVKYNFSAGPAVLPEEVLKEASQSVVDCGNTGLSVLCMSHRGGTYEALHMEALGNVRSLLRVPPEFAVLFLQGGATQQFSQVAMNLAGGKPADYTLTGQWADGAFKEAGKVAAVRVAADSRKIQPARVPLASEIKVSPDAAYLHMTSNETVDGIQWSVFPDSPVPLVGDMSSDIMSREIPWNRFGLVYAGAQKNLGPAGVTVVIVRKDLAEKAPTSLPAMLRYQTHVEKDSLHNTPPCFSIYVLALVTRSVKAQGGVAAMETRNRAKAAQLYAAIDGSGFYKGTVDKAYRSIMNVTYRLPNEDLEKLFLKEAEAAGLSGLKGHRAVGGLRASIYNAMPAAGVDALIQFMADFQKRHG